The segment CGCGATCCCCGCCGGGCTGCTGGAGTCGGAGCTCTTCGGGCACGAGAGGGGAGCCTTCACCGACGCCCGCACGGCCAAGCCGGGGCTGTTCGAGGCGGCGCACGGCGGGACGCTCTTCCTGGACGAGATCGGCGACCTCCCCCTGGCGCTCCAGGGGAAGCTCCTCAAGGTCCTGGACGACAAGGAGGTGCGGCGGCTGGGGGCCCTCCGCCCGCGCGAGGTGGACGTGCGGATCGTCGCCGCGACGCACGTGGAGCTGGAGGACGCCGTGGCGCGCGGGGAGTTCCGGGAGGACCTGTTCTACCGCCTCAGCGTGGTCCCCATCCACCTCCCGCCGCTCCGCGACCGCGGGGAGGACGTGATCCTCCTCGCCGAGCACTTCCTGCGCACCCTGGCCCGGCAGTACGACCTCCCCGTCCCGCCGCTGGACCCGCCGCTCCGCCGCGCCCTGCTGGCGCACTCCTGGCCCGGGAACGTGCGCGAGCTGCGCAACGGGATCGAGCGCGCCCTGCTCCTGGGCGATGGCGTGCTCGACCCGGCGGACCTGTTCCCCCGCGCCCGCGCCGCCTCCCCGGCCGCGCGCGGCGGGCCGATCCCGTTCCCGGCTCCCATGGACGAGATCGAGCGCGCCGCCGCCGTGGCGATGATGGAGCAGATGGACGGCAACAAGAGCGCGGCCGCCGAGGCGCTCCGCATCTCCCGCTCGCGCCTGTACCGGCTGCTGGACGAGGTGGAGGAGGGTGTGCCGGAATGAGACAGGCGTCCCGGGCCGCGACAGCGCGGCGGGCCGCAATGCAGCACTGGCGCGGTTTTTCGGGGGCGCGCCGCTTGCCCTGCAGCGGTGTGTGCCGCGCGCCCTCCACCCCCCTGAAGCATGGTGCCATGTCGAAGATCCGCCTCGTACGCCCGCTCCTTCTGCTCGCCCTCCTCCTCGCCGCCGGGTGTGGAGACCCCGCCGGCTCCGGCGACCGTCCGCGCGCCGAGGACGAGCTGGTCTTCCTGCGGGCCGCGGAGGGGACTCCGCCGCTGGAGTCGCAGACGGTCTCGTTCGTGGCGCGCGTCGGCGACAACGCCCGCGCCGAGATCCGCTACGTGAACAACGGCTACGGCTACGAGAAGTGCCTGGAGTTCCGGATCCCGGGGAACGGGCTGCTCCGCCGTCCGGACGGCCGCCGCTTCCAGCGGGGAGACACGGTGCGCATCACCATCACGGTGGTGGACCCGGCCCGCTTCGACTTCCGCTTCGAGCCGTCGGGGCTCCGCTTCGACCCGGACCACCCGGCCGAGCTCCGCGTCTCGTACCGCTGGGCCGACCGCGACTACAACGGCGACGGCACGGTGGACGACCGCGACGAGCGCTTCGAGCGGGAGTTCGGCTTCTGGCACCAGGGGCGCGCGGGGCAGCCCTGGTCCCGGATGGGGACGGTGAAGCTGGAGGACCTGCGCGAGGCGAAGGCGGAGATCACCGGCTTCAGCCGTTACGCGCTGGCCGGCGGCTACTGACCGCGAACCGACGCCGGACCCCGTGTCGACCCCCTCCACCTCCGCCCTGACGGTAGAGATGGCGCGCAGGCTCCGCGCGACCGGCGAGTGGCGCCGTCTCGCGGAGTACGGCGCGTCCCTCTCCCGGGAGCAGCTGCTCGGCGAGCCCGAGCTCGGCTACGCGTACGCCGCGGCGTCCAGGCGCCTCGGCGACGTCGCGCGCGCGCTGGCCCTCGCGGTGCAGGTGGAGCCGGCCGCGCGCCGCCGTGGAGACCGCCGGCTCGCCGCGGAGGTGGTGAACCTCGTGGGGAACCTGCTGTTCGAGTCGGGGCGGGCCGAGGAGGCGGAGCAGCGCTTCGCCGAGCTGCTGGACTACGCTTCGGAGCAGGAGGACGAGGAGTTCACCGCGCGGGCCAGCAACAACCTGGGAGTGCTCGCCAACGTCCGTGGGCGGCGCGACCTGGCGCTCACCTACTACCAGCGCGCGCTCGCGGCATACCAGCGGCTGGGCAACCTCCTGGGGCTCGCGCAGACTCACTACAACCTGGGCCTCTCCTATCGCGACCTTGGCTTCCCCGGGGACGCCGACGCGCACTTCCTGCGGGCGGTGGAGTACGGCGGCGCGGAGGAGGATGGCGACGGGGCGGAGCCGCCCGCGAGGCGCTGGAGCGAGGACGTGATCGCCAACGCCGAGACCGAGCGGGCCCTGCTGCGCGCACAGTCGGGCGACGGCACGCTGGCGGAGTGGATGGCGCGGCGCGCCCTGGGCCGCTTCGAGCGGATGGGCGACCCGGTGGGGGTTGCGCACGCCACCCGGGTGCTGGCCGCCGCGGCCCGCGCCTCCGGCCGGGACGACCTGGCCATCGCCAGGCTGGACGAGGCGCTGTCCATCGCCCGCGACCACGCGGACCCGCTCCTCCGGGCGGACGTGCAGCGCGACCGCGGCCTTCTCCTGCGCGACGCGGGGAAGCCGGCGGACGCGCGCGAGGCGCTCCTCGACGCGGCCGAGGGGTTCGACGTCATGGGCGCCGCCGCCGAGGCCGTCGCCATGCGCGCCATCGCCGCGGGGCTGGAGGGGTGAGCCCCCGCTGTAGCGCCCGCAGGCGCCCTGTCCCGTAACGCGACACCGGCCGCCGCTCCCCCGCATCCCCGTCCGTTTCCCAGGCTTCCACAACACGATACGCCACAGCGGCTTGCGCGTCGTTCCGCCCACCGGGCAGGAGCGGAGCGCCGCTTGCCCCGGGGAGCGGGTGGGTTTCACCTCTCATCCTCCTGCTCCAGGGTGGCGACATGAACGGCAAGCGAGTGCGAGTGCTCCTGGCGGTGGCGGCCGCGGTGCTGGGCTCCGGCGCGGCGGCGGCGTGCAGCGGCGGAGGCGGCGGCACGGATCCGGGCCCCACGACGGGCTCCGTGGTCGCGCAGGTCAGCGCCGCGGGAGCCGGCGTGCCGGGGGCCGCAGTGGCGATCTCCGGCGGCGCGGCGCGGACCACGGGGAGCAACGGGCAGGCGCGGTTCGACAACCTGCAGGCGGGCGGCTACACGCTCACCCTGCAGCAGCTCCCGCAGGGGTTCGCCATGGGCGGCGAGACGGCGGGGAAGACCACCAGCGTGACCGCGGGGGGGACCGCGACCGTGAGCTGGACGGTGCAGGGGAGCGCGGGCGGCCCCGCGGTCGTGCGGGCGCAGGGGACCTCGTTCTCTCCCGAGACCGTCACCATCCCCGCGGGCGGCACCGTCCGGTTCGAGTGGGTGAGCGGCTCGCACACCGTGACGCCGGAGAACCCCTCCGGGAGCTGGGTCGAGCATACCCTGGCCTCGGACGCGGACAGCTTCAGCGTGACCTTCGCCACCCCGGGGACGTACCGGTTCCGCTGCCGGCCGCACTCCAGCAGCTTCACCGGCGGGATGGTGGGCGTGGTCACGGTGCAGTGACACGGAGCCCCCGCCGGGATCTCCCGGCGGGGGCTCGTGCTTCGGGGCGGCCTGTGCCCGCCGGCAGGCTACCGGCGCTCGCGGACGTCGCCCTCCGTGTCCACGTCCACCCGCTCGCGGCGGAGGTCGGCCTCGACCATCTCGGTCTCCTCGACCTGCTGCTTGCGGACCACCAGCTCCTCCTTCGGCACCACCCGCTTCTGCACCACCGCCTCCTCCTCGGAGAGCGGCACGCGGATCTCCTCCTCGGCGATGCGGGCGGAGGCGTGCATCCCCGGCTCGATGGGCCGGCGCTCGATGGTCACCTCGTCGTGGGACAGCGGCACCTGCTCGCTGACGTGCCGGGTCTCGACCCGCTTGTCGATCTCCACCTCGCCCGCCTCCATGCGGCGCTTGCCCACGGCCAGCTCCTCCTCGGAGAGCGTCAGCCGCGCATCCC is part of the Longimicrobiaceae bacterium genome and harbors:
- a CDS encoding sigma 54-interacting transcriptional regulator; the encoded protein is FALPGDLDALRSEVAERARRRDARAAGGRHAAAERAAFDFGRVVGESPLLRAALDRASRIIPRDRATVLLTGETGTGKELLAQAIHYNGPRAAQPFVELNCTAIPAGLLESELFGHERGAFTDARTAKPGLFEAAHGGTLFLDEIGDLPLALQGKLLKVLDDKEVRRLGALRPREVDVRIVAATHVELEDAVARGEFREDLFYRLSVVPIHLPPLRDRGEDVILLAEHFLRTLARQYDLPVPPLDPPLRRALLAHSWPGNVRELRNGIERALLLGDGVLDPADLFPRARAASPAARGGPIPFPAPMDEIERAAAVAMMEQMDGNKSAAAEALRISRSRLYRLLDEVEEGVPE
- a CDS encoding tetratricopeptide repeat protein, translating into MSTPSTSALTVEMARRLRATGEWRRLAEYGASLSREQLLGEPELGYAYAAASRRLGDVARALALAVQVEPAARRRGDRRLAAEVVNLVGNLLFESGRAEEAEQRFAELLDYASEQEDEEFTARASNNLGVLANVRGRRDLALTYYQRALAAYQRLGNLLGLAQTHYNLGLSYRDLGFPGDADAHFLRAVEYGGAEEDGDGAEPPARRWSEDVIANAETERALLRAQSGDGTLAEWMARRALGRFERMGDPVGVAHATRVLAAAARASGRDDLAIARLDEALSIARDHADPLLRADVQRDRGLLLRDAGKPADAREALLDAAEGFDVMGAAAEAVAMRAIAAGLEG
- a CDS encoding plastocyanin/azurin family copper-binding protein, translated to MNGKRVRVLLAVAAAVLGSGAAAACSGGGGGTDPGPTTGSVVAQVSAAGAGVPGAAVAISGGAARTTGSNGQARFDNLQAGGYTLTLQQLPQGFAMGGETAGKTTSVTAGGTATVSWTVQGSAGGPAVVRAQGTSFSPETVTIPAGGTVRFEWVSGSHTVTPENPSGSWVEHTLASDADSFSVTFATPGTYRFRCRPHSSSFTGGMVGVVTVQ
- a CDS encoding YsnF/AvaK domain-containing protein; this encodes MSINERDREVPLERDRTLRDDQAERDARLTLSEEELAVGKRRMEAGEVEIDKRVETRHVSEQVPLSHDEVTIERRPIEPGMHASARIAEEEIRVPLSEEEAVVQKRVVPKEELVVRKQQVEETEMVEADLRRERVDVDTEGDVRERR